From the genome of Bordetella sp. H567, one region includes:
- a CDS encoding gamma-glutamyl-gamma-aminobutyrate hydrolase family protein: MNTQDTRRPIVGVVCDRFYVGEHDLHSAKHSYIDALISVAGVAPVLIPATDQLADVAPYLDAVSGLLFPGGASNVEPARYGGPARPDMLLDRDRDHVAIALMQGAASRDMPILAICRGFQELNVAFGGTLSPDIYTDGYADYHREDPREPLEARYRFKHPIALTEGGKLEALAGAGTVTVNSLHMQGVGSLASPLAVEAAAPDGLVEAIRLRRHAFAIGVQWHPETSARTDGFSRALFEAFGAACRRHAAMQSQPAYNE; encoded by the coding sequence GTGAACACACAGGATACGCGGCGCCCCATCGTGGGCGTGGTGTGCGACAGGTTCTACGTGGGCGAGCATGACCTGCATAGCGCCAAGCACAGCTATATCGACGCCTTGATATCGGTGGCCGGCGTCGCTCCCGTGCTGATTCCCGCGACGGATCAGCTGGCGGATGTGGCGCCCTACCTGGACGCCGTCAGCGGCCTGCTCTTTCCGGGCGGGGCGTCGAACGTCGAGCCGGCCAGGTACGGCGGGCCCGCGCGTCCCGATATGCTGCTGGATCGGGACCGCGACCATGTGGCCATCGCCTTGATGCAGGGCGCGGCCTCGCGCGACATGCCCATCCTGGCGATATGCCGGGGCTTCCAGGAGCTGAACGTGGCGTTCGGCGGCACGCTCAGCCCCGACATATACACCGATGGCTACGCCGACTACCATCGCGAGGATCCGCGCGAACCGCTGGAGGCGCGCTACCGGTTCAAGCACCCGATCGCGCTGACGGAGGGCGGTAAGCTGGAGGCCTTGGCGGGTGCCGGCACCGTCACCGTGAACTCGCTGCACATGCAAGGGGTGGGCTCGCTCGCGTCGCCGTTGGCGGTCGAGGCGGCGGCGCCGGATGGATTGGTCGAGGCCATACGGCTGCGCCGGCATGCCTTCGCGATAGGCGTGCAATGGCACCCGGAAACCAGCGCGCGGACCGACGGTTTTTCGCGCGCCTTGTTCGAGGCGTTCGGCGCCGCCTGTCGGCGCCATGCGGCAATGCAGTCCCAACCTGCCTATAACGAATGA
- a CDS encoding MFS transporter: protein MSGKDVIDVQRFLNEHPFSRLQWLIFAMCFVIVVLDGFDTAAVGFIAPSLIAEWHVQKSSLGPVLSAALFGLAFGAIVSGPLSDRWGRRGLLIGSVALFGVASLACVLAGSLTQLTVLRFVTGVGLGAAMPNAVTLVGEYCPDRRRATLVNLMFCGFPLGAAVGGFLAAWMIPQFGWRSVLVLGGVVPLVLAAILLAVLPESVRYLVAKGKPAERIRDVLRRISPDAATIQAFTLREAAAGPARKSDMRLVLSGSYIVGSLMLWITYFMGLVIFYGLINWMPVLFKEAGFSAGQSTLLSALFPLGGVGAVVCGMLMDRFNATKVVAGCYALTALSVYAIGQSLGSVGALIGAILVAGVLMNTAQCSMPALAAAFYPTQGRATGVAWMLGVGRFGGIAGSFLVAELSLRHLSLEGIFSVVAVAGVISCVALLVKVAACRDIPVVQPVEGEPVHPGH, encoded by the coding sequence ATGAGTGGTAAAGACGTAATCGACGTGCAGCGTTTCCTGAACGAGCATCCGTTCTCGCGCCTGCAGTGGCTGATATTCGCCATGTGTTTTGTGATCGTCGTGCTGGACGGTTTCGATACGGCGGCGGTGGGCTTCATCGCACCGTCGCTCATCGCCGAGTGGCACGTGCAAAAGTCCAGCCTGGGGCCGGTGCTGAGCGCCGCGCTGTTCGGCCTGGCCTTCGGCGCCATCGTTTCGGGACCGCTGTCGGATCGGTGGGGGCGGCGCGGCTTGCTGATCGGCTCGGTCGCGTTGTTTGGCGTGGCGTCGCTGGCCTGCGTGCTGGCGGGTAGCCTGACGCAGCTGACCGTACTGCGATTCGTGACCGGCGTCGGCCTGGGCGCGGCGATGCCCAACGCCGTCACGCTGGTAGGCGAGTATTGTCCGGATCGCCGCCGCGCCACCTTGGTGAACCTGATGTTCTGCGGCTTCCCGCTGGGGGCCGCGGTAGGCGGCTTTCTTGCCGCCTGGATGATTCCGCAATTCGGCTGGCGCAGCGTGCTGGTGCTGGGCGGCGTGGTTCCGCTGGTATTGGCGGCGATCCTGCTGGCCGTGCTGCCGGAATCCGTGCGCTACCTCGTCGCCAAGGGCAAGCCCGCCGAACGGATACGCGATGTGTTGCGCCGGATTTCCCCGGACGCCGCCACGATCCAGGCCTTCACGCTGCGCGAAGCGGCGGCGGGTCCCGCGCGCAAGAGCGATATGCGGCTCGTGCTGAGCGGTTCCTATATCGTGGGGTCGCTGATGCTGTGGATCACCTACTTCATGGGCCTGGTGATTTTCTACGGCCTGATCAACTGGATGCCCGTCCTGTTCAAGGAAGCGGGGTTCAGCGCCGGGCAATCGACCTTGCTGTCGGCCTTGTTTCCACTAGGAGGCGTGGGCGCCGTCGTGTGCGGCATGCTGATGGACCGCTTCAACGCGACCAAGGTCGTCGCCGGCTGCTATGCCCTGACGGCGCTGAGCGTGTACGCCATCGGCCAGTCGCTGGGCAGCGTAGGGGCGCTCATCGGCGCGATCCTCGTCGCGGGCGTGTTGATGAATACGGCGCAGTGCTCCATGCCCGCGCTCGCGGCGGCGTTCTACCCCACGCAGGGACGCGCCACCGGGGTCGCCTGGATGCTGGGCGTGGGGCGCTTCGGCGGCATCGCGGGATCGTTCCTGGTCGCGGAGCTGAGCTTGCGCCACCTCAGCCTGGAAGGGATCTTCAGCGTGGTGGCCGTCGCCGGCGTGATCTCCTGCGTGGCCTTGCTGGTAAAGGTGGCCGCGTGCCGCGACATCCCTGTCGTGCAGCCGGTGGAGGGCGAGCCCGTCCATCCGGGGCACTAG
- a CDS encoding YifB family Mg chelatase-like AAA ATPase, giving the protein MSLAVLNSRALVGLRAAPVRVEVHVAAGLPSFTVVGLADVAVRESRERVRAAMQNSGFEFPAGRLTVSLSPADLRKESARFDLPIAVGVLLASGQIAMPELRGRGAGPSSLADLVFAGELSLTGVLVPVAAPLAIALGVARDNPCATLVLPKASAAQAAHVPGVSVLAAGTLAEVVAHLGGAAPLAPAAPSPWPAVPDGPCLSEVRGQGGARRALELAAAGGHSLLMVGPPGAGKSMLAHRLPGLLPPLSHMQALEVAAIAGLAAGDAPFSLQPPFRAPHHCATAAALAGGGAKPRPGEISLAHHGVLFLDELPEFDRRALESLREPLETGRVAIARAAHTLEYPARFQLIAAMNPCPCGWRGHPRVPCRCTPEQAERYRSRLSGPLLDRIDLQVELPPPDPDWMDAPPGEASAQVRARVQACRERQHARQAKLNAHLDARELQAHCSLDDDARALLRQAIMRLNATGRATHRMLRVARTAADLEGRDIVEARHIAEGVQLRQPL; this is encoded by the coding sequence ATGAGTCTTGCCGTCTTGAACAGCCGGGCGCTGGTGGGGCTGCGTGCCGCGCCGGTGCGGGTGGAAGTGCATGTGGCCGCGGGCCTGCCGTCGTTCACGGTGGTGGGCCTGGCGGACGTGGCGGTGCGCGAAAGCCGCGAGCGCGTGCGCGCCGCCATGCAGAACAGCGGTTTCGAGTTTCCGGCCGGACGCCTCACCGTCAGTCTGTCGCCGGCCGATCTGCGCAAGGAGTCCGCGCGTTTCGACTTGCCCATCGCCGTGGGCGTGCTGCTGGCGTCCGGGCAGATCGCGATGCCCGAACTTCGGGGGCGTGGGGCGGGGCCCTCATCCCTTGCCGACCTGGTGTTCGCCGGCGAACTTTCGCTGACCGGCGTACTGGTCCCGGTGGCCGCGCCCTTGGCGATCGCCCTGGGCGTGGCGCGAGACAATCCGTGCGCCACGCTGGTGCTGCCCAAGGCCAGCGCGGCGCAGGCGGCCCACGTTCCCGGCGTGAGCGTGCTGGCCGCCGGCACGCTTGCGGAGGTGGTCGCGCACCTGGGCGGGGCCGCGCCGCTCGCGCCCGCCGCGCCATCACCCTGGCCGGCCGTGCCGGATGGGCCCTGCCTGTCGGAAGTGCGCGGGCAGGGTGGGGCGCGCCGGGCGCTGGAGCTCGCGGCCGCCGGCGGCCACAGCCTGCTGATGGTGGGGCCGCCCGGCGCCGGCAAGAGCATGCTGGCGCACCGGCTGCCCGGTTTGCTGCCGCCCTTGTCCCACATGCAGGCGCTGGAGGTTGCGGCCATCGCGGGGCTGGCGGCCGGCGATGCGCCGTTCAGCCTGCAGCCGCCGTTTCGGGCACCGCATCATTGCGCCACCGCCGCCGCGCTGGCGGGTGGCGGGGCGAAGCCTCGTCCGGGCGAGATCAGCCTGGCGCATCATGGCGTGCTGTTCCTGGACGAACTGCCGGAATTCGATCGCCGTGCGCTGGAGTCGCTGCGCGAACCCCTGGAAACGGGGCGCGTGGCGATCGCCCGTGCCGCGCACACCCTGGAATATCCGGCCCGCTTCCAACTGATCGCCGCCATGAACCCCTGTCCATGCGGATGGCGCGGCCATCCCCGCGTCCCTTGCCGGTGCACGCCCGAGCAGGCGGAGCGCTATCGCAGCCGGCTGTCCGGCCCGCTGCTGGATCGCATCGACCTGCAGGTCGAACTACCGCCACCCGATCCGGACTGGATGGACGCGCCGCCGGGCGAGGCTTCCGCACAGGTGCGGGCGCGCGTGCAGGCCTGCCGGGAGCGTCAGCACGCCCGGCAGGCCAAGCTGAATGCGCATCTGGATGCGCGCGAACTGCAGGCGCATTGTTCGCTGGACGACGACGCCCGGGCGTTGCTGCGGCAGGCGATCATGAGGCTGAACGCCACGGGCCGCGCCACCCACCGCATGCTGAGGGTGGCCAGGACGGCGGCGGATCTCGAAGGACGGGACATCGTCGAAGCGCGGCATATCGCCGAGGGTGTGCAATTGCGGCAGCCGCTTTGA
- a CDS encoding phosphocholine-specific phospholipase C, whose protein sequence is MTSRRKFLQSVAGSGLSAAALATFPPGIRRALAIPAHHDTGTIQDVKHVVLLMMENRSFDSYFGTYKGVRGYGDRFAVPAANGQNIFYQSYTKTNPPTTYAPYHLDGNQGNAQRAGSTPHAWADTQAAWDQGRMAHWPDSKNPLSMGYYEEAEVPLQRALAEAFTVCDHYHCGMHTGTIANRLFYWTGTNGPNGRDPSEGGPVNVAVLNNQYNGGNDIGPSTEGWTWTTYADRLQQAGVHWKVYQSLIDNYGCNEMMSFRHWRAEIEKMPASRRPVYVPKTDITQDVGLAGPVYDPLIDDPLSPLAKGFANTMPQGFLETFRADIQAGKLPEVSWIIAPSAYSEHPGPSSPAKGGWYIQEVLDALTANPEVWSKTVLLINYDENDGFFDHLPPPTAPSHNPDGSLAGGYTLKDDDMAVEYHNYTPATSSQPAKDGRPYGPGPRVPMWVVSPWSRGGWVNSQVFDHTSTLMFLEKRFGVKEPQISQYRRTVCGDLTSAFNFENPNNEPLPTLNGTSTKTQVDALTAAQQNAPKITPPTTPSMPAQATGVRPSRALPYELDAVIDTDARSGTVKLKFANTGDAGAVFHVYDKLHLDRVPRRYAVEARRSLQGSWAAGTDDGGKYDLWVLGPNGFHRHFAGDLNRLEGRDAAAPEVEFEPDGKSGNVRLIVRNEGDRAVACSVKSNQAYGSLQARGGDFELGPDGSWTANVRPGHKAQMTLSLRDSGNWYDLQVTADSDPGFVRRLAGRIETGRHSVSDPALGLPDGF, encoded by the coding sequence ATGACTTCCCGCCGCAAATTCCTGCAGAGCGTCGCCGGTTCCGGCCTGTCTGCCGCCGCGTTGGCCACCTTCCCGCCCGGCATCCGCCGCGCGCTGGCCATTCCCGCGCACCACGACACCGGCACCATCCAGGACGTCAAGCACGTCGTTCTGCTGATGATGGAAAACCGCTCGTTCGACAGCTACTTCGGCACGTACAAGGGCGTGCGCGGCTACGGCGACCGTTTCGCGGTGCCGGCCGCCAACGGCCAGAACATCTTCTACCAGAGCTATACCAAGACCAATCCACCCACCACCTATGCGCCGTACCACCTGGACGGAAACCAGGGCAACGCGCAGCGCGCAGGCAGCACGCCCCATGCGTGGGCCGATACGCAGGCCGCCTGGGACCAGGGCCGAATGGCCCACTGGCCGGATTCCAAGAACCCGCTGTCCATGGGCTACTACGAGGAAGCCGAAGTGCCGCTCCAGCGCGCACTGGCCGAGGCCTTCACCGTCTGTGACCACTATCACTGCGGCATGCACACCGGCACCATCGCCAACCGCCTGTTCTATTGGACCGGCACCAACGGCCCCAACGGGCGCGATCCCTCCGAAGGCGGCCCGGTGAACGTGGCGGTGCTGAACAACCAGTACAACGGCGGCAACGACATCGGCCCGTCCACCGAAGGCTGGACCTGGACGACGTACGCGGACCGCCTGCAACAGGCCGGCGTACATTGGAAGGTTTACCAGAGCCTGATCGACAACTACGGCTGCAACGAGATGATGAGCTTCCGCCACTGGCGCGCGGAAATCGAGAAAATGCCGGCGTCGCGCCGCCCGGTCTATGTGCCCAAGACGGACATCACGCAGGACGTCGGCCTGGCCGGCCCGGTCTACGACCCGCTGATCGACGATCCGCTCAGCCCGCTGGCCAAGGGTTTCGCCAACACCATGCCGCAAGGCTTCCTGGAGACCTTCCGCGCCGACATCCAGGCCGGCAAGCTGCCGGAAGTGTCGTGGATCATCGCGCCGTCCGCGTATAGCGAACACCCCGGGCCGTCCAGCCCCGCCAAGGGCGGCTGGTACATCCAGGAAGTGCTGGATGCGCTGACGGCCAATCCGGAGGTCTGGAGCAAGACCGTCCTGCTGATCAACTACGACGAAAACGACGGTTTCTTCGACCACCTGCCGCCGCCCACCGCGCCTTCGCACAATCCGGACGGCAGCCTGGCCGGCGGCTATACGCTGAAGGACGACGACATGGCGGTGGAATACCACAACTACACGCCGGCGACCTCCAGCCAGCCCGCCAAGGACGGCCGCCCCTACGGCCCCGGCCCCCGCGTGCCGATGTGGGTGGTATCGCCCTGGAGCCGTGGCGGCTGGGTGAATTCGCAGGTCTTCGATCACACCTCCACCCTGATGTTCCTGGAAAAGCGCTTTGGCGTGAAGGAGCCGCAGATCAGCCAGTACCGCCGTACGGTATGCGGCGACCTGACCAGCGCGTTCAACTTCGAGAATCCCAACAACGAGCCGCTGCCCACGCTGAACGGCACGTCGACCAAGACCCAGGTCGACGCCTTGACGGCGGCGCAGCAGAACGCGCCCAAGATCACGCCGCCCACCACGCCCAGCATGCCGGCGCAGGCCACCGGCGTGCGGCCGTCGCGCGCGCTGCCGTACGAACTGGACGCCGTCATCGACACGGACGCACGAAGCGGCACGGTCAAGCTGAAGTTCGCCAACACCGGCGATGCCGGCGCGGTGTTCCACGTGTACGACAAGCTGCACCTGGACCGCGTACCGCGCCGCTATGCGGTAGAGGCGCGGCGCTCGCTGCAAGGCAGCTGGGCGGCCGGTACGGACGATGGCGGCAAGTACGACCTGTGGGTACTGGGTCCCAACGGCTTCCACCGCCATTTCGCCGGCGACCTGAATCGCCTGGAAGGCCGCGATGCGGCCGCGCCGGAAGTCGAGTTCGAGCCGGACGGCAAGAGCGGCAACGTACGGCTGATCGTGCGCAACGAGGGCGACCGCGCGGTGGCTTGCAGCGTCAAGTCCAACCAGGCCTACGGTAGCCTGCAGGCGCGCGGCGGCGATTTCGAGCTGGGACCGGACGGTTCCTGGACGGCCAATGTGCGTCCGGGCCACAAGGCGCAGATGACTTTATCCCTACGCGACAGCGGCAACTGGTACGACTTGCAGGTGACGGCGGATTCGGATCCCGGCTTCGTGCGCCGCCTGGCCGGCCGCATCGAGACGGGCCGCCATTCCGTGAGCGATCCGGCCCTGGGGCTGCCCGACGGCTTTTGA
- the rpmI gene encoding 50S ribosomal protein L35, whose product MPKMKTKKSAAKRFQVRGSGSIKRGQAFKRHILTKKTTKNKRQLRGSAAVHETNVASVKAMMPFA is encoded by the coding sequence ATGCCCAAGATGAAGACCAAGAAAAGCGCTGCCAAGCGCTTTCAGGTTCGCGGCAGCGGATCGATCAAGCGGGGTCAGGCGTTCAAGCGCCATATCCTGACCAAGAAAACCACCAAGAACAAGCGCCAGCTGCGCGGTTCGGCCGCGGTTCACGAGACGAATGTCGCCTCGGTCAAGGCCATGATGCCTTTCGCTTGA
- the rplT gene encoding 50S ribosomal protein L20 translates to MPRVKRGVTARARHKKVLNAAKGYRGRRGNVFRIAKQAVMRAGQYAYRDRRNKKRTFRALWITRINAAVREHGVTYSVFMAGLKKASIDLDRKVLADLAVRDKAGFAAVVQQAKAALSA, encoded by the coding sequence ATGCCTCGCGTCAAACGCGGCGTTACCGCCCGCGCCCGTCACAAGAAAGTCCTCAACGCCGCCAAGGGTTATCGCGGCCGCCGCGGCAATGTATTCCGCATCGCCAAGCAGGCGGTCATGCGCGCCGGGCAATACGCCTATCGCGACCGCCGCAACAAGAAGCGCACCTTCCGCGCCCTGTGGATCACGCGTATCAATGCCGCGGTGCGTGAGCACGGCGTCACCTACAGCGTGTTCATGGCCGGCCTGAAGAAGGCGTCCATCGACCTGGACCGCAAGGTGCTGGCCGACCTGGCCGTGCGCGACAAGGCCGGCTTTGCCGCCGTGGTCCAACAGGCCAAGGCTGCCCTGTCCGCCTGA
- the pheS gene encoding phenylalanine--tRNA ligase subunit alpha, whose amino-acid sequence MTLLVDDLIAQAKERFAAAPDAAALENTKARFLGKEGALTVMLRGLAQLDAEQKREMGARVNRAKQQIEELLNQRRAELAQAELDQRLASETIDVTLAGRGRGVGGIHPVIRTWERVEAIFRSIGFDVADGPEIENDWTNFTALNNPENHPARSMQDTFYVDMKDAQGLPLLLRTHTSPMQVRYARMNKPPIKVIAPGRTYRVDSDATHSPMFHQVEGLWIAEDVSFADLKGVYTDFLRCFFESDDLVVRFRPSFFPFTEPSAEIDMMFTSGPNRGRWLEISGAGQVHPVVVRNFGLDPERYIGFAFGSGLERLTMLRYGVNDLRQFYEGDLRFLRQFNE is encoded by the coding sequence ATGACACTGTTGGTCGATGACCTGATCGCTCAGGCGAAAGAACGATTCGCGGCCGCGCCCGACGCCGCCGCCCTGGAAAACACCAAGGCGCGATTTCTCGGCAAGGAAGGCGCGCTGACCGTCATGCTGCGCGGATTGGCGCAGCTCGACGCCGAACAGAAACGCGAAATGGGCGCGCGCGTGAACCGCGCCAAGCAGCAGATCGAGGAATTGCTGAACCAGCGCCGCGCCGAACTGGCGCAGGCCGAGCTGGACCAGCGCCTGGCGTCCGAAACCATCGACGTGACCCTGGCCGGCCGTGGCCGCGGCGTGGGTGGCATCCATCCGGTGATACGCACCTGGGAGCGCGTGGAGGCCATCTTCCGTTCCATCGGTTTCGACGTGGCCGATGGGCCCGAGATCGAGAACGACTGGACCAATTTCACGGCGCTGAACAATCCGGAAAACCATCCCGCGCGTTCCATGCAGGACACGTTCTACGTGGATATGAAGGATGCGCAGGGCTTGCCGCTATTGCTGCGCACGCATACCAGCCCGATGCAGGTGCGTTATGCGCGCATGAACAAGCCGCCCATCAAGGTGATCGCGCCCGGCCGTACGTACCGCGTCGACAGCGATGCCACGCATTCGCCGATGTTCCACCAGGTCGAAGGCCTGTGGATCGCCGAGGACGTCTCCTTTGCGGACCTGAAGGGCGTCTATACCGACTTCCTGCGCTGCTTTTTCGAAAGCGACGACCTGGTGGTGCGTTTCCGCCCGTCCTTCTTCCCCTTCACGGAACCGTCGGCCGAGATCGACATGATGTTCACCAGCGGTCCCAACCGCGGACGCTGGCTGGAGATCTCCGGGGCGGGGCAGGTCCATCCCGTCGTCGTGCGCAATTTCGGGCTGGACCCGGAGCGCTACATCGGCTTTGCGTTCGGCTCGGGCCTGGAGCGCCTGACGATGCTGCGCTATGGCGTGAACGACCTGCGCCAATTCTACGAAGGCGATCTGCGCTTCCTTCGCCAGTTCAACGAATAA
- the pheT gene encoding phenylalanine--tRNA ligase subunit beta gives MQFPESWLRALVNPAIDTEELAHRLTMAGLEVEDLQTAAPPFSGVVVAHIVEIAPHPNADKLRVCQVDDGSGEPLQIVCGAPNAAAGLKVPLARIGAQLPGDINISRAKMRGIESAGMLCSARELGLSQDHAGLLELPADSVPGTSLRELLDLDDTLFTLKLTPNRADCLSILGVGREVAALTGSPLRAPGAEPVRVALADVLPVEVQAPDLCGRFAGRVIRGVNARAATPPWMKTRLERAGQRSVSALVDISNYVMLELGRPTHVFDLDKISGGLAVRWARPGESLTLLNGQTVALDQDVGVISAGDTVESLAGIMGGDATAVTLDTRDIYVEAAFWWPEAIAGRARRYKFSSEASHRFERGVDYQNIPEHLEIITRLILDICGGECGPIDDKIVNLPRRELVRMRLSRCERVLGIKIPRDEVAGIFTRLGLAHTIQDDIVVVEPPSYRFDLFIEEDLIEEIARIHGFERIPDQPPMALAKMRVPPEARRSPHAVRRHMAALDYQEVVNFSFVEADWERDYAGNADPIKLLNPIASQLAVMRSSLLGGLVANIVHNANRKQSRVRVFELGRVFFRDAATQDGELSVAGVRQPLMLAGAAWGPHVEEQWGTPTRQVDFYDVKMDVQALFGARGGDLRFDAATHPALHPGRGARISLDGKPIGWLGELHPRWAQKAELAHAPVLFEVDVEAVLDGRLPQVRELSRQPVVVRDLALWVDAALPAQAMLDTIAQAIAQDPQLAIVQDAKLFDVWREKTQVDDSAKEKSLAFRFWLQDTDATLDEARVADCLGRLRDRLVQAHGARQRA, from the coding sequence ATGCAATTTCCCGAATCCTGGCTGCGCGCGCTGGTCAACCCGGCCATCGACACCGAAGAACTGGCGCATCGCCTGACGATGGCCGGTCTGGAAGTCGAAGACCTGCAAACGGCCGCGCCGCCGTTCTCCGGCGTGGTGGTGGCTCACATCGTCGAGATCGCCCCGCATCCGAACGCGGACAAGCTGCGCGTGTGCCAGGTCGACGACGGCTCCGGCGAGCCCCTGCAGATCGTCTGCGGCGCGCCCAACGCGGCGGCCGGCCTGAAGGTCCCGCTGGCGCGTATCGGCGCCCAGCTGCCGGGTGACATCAACATCAGCCGGGCCAAGATGCGCGGCATCGAATCCGCCGGCATGCTGTGTTCGGCGCGCGAGCTGGGCCTGTCGCAGGATCACGCGGGCCTGCTGGAGCTGCCGGCCGACAGCGTTCCCGGCACGTCGTTGCGCGAGCTTCTGGACCTGGACGACACGCTGTTCACGCTGAAGCTCACGCCCAATCGCGCCGATTGCCTGTCCATCCTGGGTGTGGGCCGCGAGGTGGCCGCCTTGACCGGCTCGCCCCTGCGGGCGCCCGGCGCCGAACCCGTGCGGGTTGCCCTTGCCGATGTACTGCCCGTGGAGGTCCAGGCGCCCGACCTGTGCGGCCGCTTTGCGGGCCGCGTCATCCGCGGCGTGAACGCCCGCGCGGCCACGCCGCCGTGGATGAAAACCCGCCTGGAGCGTGCAGGACAGCGTTCGGTATCGGCCTTGGTGGATATTTCCAACTACGTCATGCTCGAGCTGGGCCGGCCCACCCACGTCTTTGACCTGGACAAGATATCCGGCGGCTTGGCGGTGCGCTGGGCCAGGCCCGGCGAATCGCTGACCCTGCTGAACGGCCAGACCGTGGCCCTGGACCAGGACGTCGGCGTGATCAGCGCCGGCGATACGGTGGAAAGCCTGGCGGGCATCATGGGCGGCGATGCCACCGCCGTCACGCTGGACACGCGCGATATCTATGTCGAGGCCGCGTTCTGGTGGCCCGAGGCCATCGCGGGCCGCGCGCGGCGCTACAAGTTCAGCTCCGAGGCCAGCCATCGCTTCGAGCGCGGCGTCGATTACCAGAACATTCCCGAGCACCTGGAAATCATCACCCGCTTGATCCTGGATATCTGCGGCGGCGAATGCGGTCCCATCGACGACAAGATCGTCAATCTGCCGCGGCGCGAGCTGGTGCGCATGCGCCTGTCGCGCTGCGAACGCGTGCTCGGGATCAAGATCCCGCGCGATGAAGTGGCCGGCATCTTCACGCGCCTGGGACTGGCACACACCATCCAGGACGATATCGTCGTCGTGGAGCCGCCGTCGTATCGCTTCGATCTCTTCATCGAAGAAGACCTGATCGAAGAAATCGCGCGCATCCATGGCTTCGAACGCATTCCCGACCAGCCGCCCATGGCCCTGGCCAAGATGCGCGTGCCCCCTGAGGCGCGGCGCAGCCCGCACGCGGTGCGTCGCCACATGGCCGCGCTGGACTACCAGGAAGTCGTCAACTTCAGCTTCGTCGAAGCCGATTGGGAACGCGACTACGCGGGCAATGCCGATCCCATCAAGCTGCTGAATCCCATCGCCAGCCAACTGGCGGTGATGCGCTCCAGCCTGCTCGGCGGCCTGGTGGCCAATATCGTGCACAACGCCAATCGAAAACAGTCGCGAGTGCGGGTGTTCGAGCTCGGCCGCGTGTTCTTCCGCGATGCGGCCACGCAGGATGGCGAACTGTCCGTGGCCGGCGTGCGCCAGCCCTTGATGCTGGCCGGCGCGGCCTGGGGCCCGCATGTGGAAGAACAGTGGGGCACGCCGACGCGCCAGGTCGACTTCTACGACGTCAAGATGGACGTGCAGGCGCTGTTCGGCGCGCGCGGCGGCGATCTGCGTTTCGATGCCGCCACGCATCCGGCCTTGCATCCCGGACGCGGCGCCCGCATTTCGCTGGACGGCAAGCCCATCGGTTGGCTGGGCGAGCTGCATCCGCGCTGGGCGCAGAAGGCCGAGCTAGCCCACGCCCCGGTGCTGTTCGAAGTCGATGTAGAGGCTGTGCTGGACGGCCGCCTGCCGCAGGTGCGCGAGTTGTCGCGCCAGCCCGTGGTCGTGCGCGACCTGGCCCTGTGGGTGGATGCCGCGCTGCCCGCGCAGGCCATGCTGGACACCATCGCACAGGCCATTGCGCAGGATCCTCAACTGGCCATCGTGCAGGACGCAAAGCTCTTCGACGTCTGGCGAGAAAAGACGCAAGTCGATGATTCTGCTAAAGAAAAAAGCCTTGCTTTCCGCTTCTGGCTACAGGACACTGACGCAACGCTGGACGAGGCGCGGGTTGCCGATTGCCTGGGACGCCTGCGGGACAGGCTGGTCCAGGCCCACGGCGCACGCCAGCGCGCCTGA
- a CDS encoding integration host factor subunit alpha, whose amino-acid sequence MLSEPRTLTKAELAELLFERVGLNKREAKDIVDTFFEEIRDALARGDSVKLSGFGNFQVRDKPPRPGRNPKTGETIPIAARRVVTFHASQKLKSIVENTATPAEPSAAD is encoded by the coding sequence ATGCTTTCCGAGCCACGCACATTGACCAAGGCCGAACTCGCGGAGCTTCTGTTCGAACGAGTGGGTTTGAACAAGCGCGAGGCCAAGGACATCGTCGACACTTTCTTCGAGGAAATCCGCGACGCGCTCGCGCGCGGAGACTCCGTCAAGCTGTCTGGTTTCGGCAATTTCCAGGTGCGTGACAAGCCGCCCCGGCCTGGGCGCAATCCCAAGACGGGGGAAACCATCCCCATCGCGGCTCGCCGCGTGGTGACCTTCCACGCCAGCCAGAAGTTAAAGAGCATCGTCGAAAACACCGCGACGCCCGCCGAGCCATCGGCGGCCGACTAG